The window aacacacacacacacacacacacacacacacacacacacacacacacacacacacacacacacacacacacacacacacacacacacacacacacacacacacacacacacacacacacacacacacacacacacacacacacacacacacacacacacacacacacacacacacacacacacttgggtgAATGAATACCTATTTGTATTGTATCTAAAGCTGCAGTATGTACTAATGACTGTCTGGGTTTATTCTCTgcaggaaaagagggagggagcaggagggagcaTTTCTTTCCATTTTCTCCTGGACTAAATCAGATGCTGCTGAACTATCTCACTGTCTGACCTTGGcatagtctcgctctctctctcattccatctcctGCTCAAGGTCTGAAGAAAGAGAAAAAATAAGAGGGAGGTGAAGTATCCTCAAAGTATGCTCCAGCCGTGCTGTGTCaagatgagaggaagggagggaaactGCTGTTGTACAGTTTTATGTCCTTTTAGATCTGAGCTATACAGAGAGTCATGCTGGGAGAGGAAATGGACAGAAAGATACCTGATGtgaagaaccacacacacacacacacacacacacacacacacacacacacacacacacacacacatacacacacacacacacacacacacacacacacacacacacacacacacacacacacacacacacacacacacacacacagagacagttaccATCCTCAATTACCCACACAAACAGACTACGGAGCCTCAGGATAGCTTCATTAGTAATCCTCTCCTCAGCCCTGATAACGATCGATGGCAGCCAGTGTTGCTCCAGGGACCGGAATGAGCGCCGCACCTCCACTGATAACAATGAAGCTGTTTGCTGGCTGTAATTGCCTTTTCAGCCCTGAGACCAGAGAAGGTGACCGCTTTAAATACCCATATTTACACTACAAATTACtctggagaggtgaggaggagagagagggggggtgatgaCTCCAAATAGTCTTTGGGGGCGGCTCTAGCGGAATGGCATTTGGGTTGAAATGGaagtgtctcttgctctctcctcccttctgttTGAAATCTTATCAGGCGTGGAGCCGTGACTTGAGCTAGCTTAATTAGCCCCAacctacacatatatatatatatatatatatatatatatatatatatatatatatatatatatatatatatatatatatatatatatatacacaaaagtatgtggacaccccttcaaattactggtttggctatttcagccaaacccattgctgacaagtgtataaactcaagcacacagccatgaaatctccatagcCAAGCATTAGAATGGCatgactgaagagctcagtgactttcaatgtggcaccttcataggatgccacctttccaaggtTTGTCacgtttctgccctgctagatcttccccggtcaactaagtgctgttattgtgaagtggaaacatctaggagcaacaacggctcagccgaaGTGGctgctcacagaacaggaccgcagagtgctgaagagcGTAAACATCTTCTGTAACATTCACTagggagttccaaactgcctctggaagcaaagtcagcacaataactgttcgttgggagcttcatgaaatgggtttcgaTGGCCGAGCAGCTCAATgcatgccaagcgtcggctggagtgatgtaaagcttgcCGTCATTGGACTCTAGAACAGTataaatgcattctctggagtgattaatcacgcttcaccatctggctgtctgacgacaaatctgggtttggcggatgcaaggagaacgctacctgaccGAATGCATAGtgttaactgtaaagtttggtggaggaggaataatggtctggggctgttttttaaaattcggtttaggctccttagttccagtgaagggaaatcttaatgctacagcatacaataacattctttcctgtttcagcatgacaatgccccgatgcacaaagcgaggtccatacagatgGTTTGTCGagttcagtgtggaagaacttgactggcctgcacagagccctgacctcaaccccatcgatcacctttgggatgaatcgcCCAACGTCAGTGCCTCAACTaacaaatgctcttgtggctgaatggaagcaatgttccaacatctaggaGAAAGCTATctagtgaaggctgttatagcagcaaagggggggctCCATATGAATACCCATGATTTGGGAATgagaagttcaaatcaaatcaaatcaaatcaaattttatttgtcacatacacatggttagcagatgttaatgcgagtgtagcgaaatgcttgtgcttctagttccgacaatgcagtaataacgaacaagtaatctaactaacaattccaaaaaactactgtcttatacacagtgtaaggggataaagaatatgtacataaggatatatgaatgagtgaggtgtccaagcaggtgtccacatactgtccacatacttttggtcatgtagtgctaGGCATTGATAGGGCTGCCCATTACATGTTTAAtggcctgcgtgcgtgcgtgcctgtgtatCTAGAAAAAATATTCCCCCAACAATCCACTGTTCCTCTTTCCACAGCGCAGTACTGCCCCTAGTGGTTAAATTAACTACAACTAGTGTCTTCAGCATAGGTTCTGCAGGGGAACGGTTTGGAGGACTCGCATCATTCACACAACATATAGTATGCCTCTGCCTCAATGTCCTCTATGGCCAATTACTTCTTTTCATTCTTTTCAGGACTGTTTTCACTCCCCATTCATTGCTAGTGTAACATCATGGATGTTTacaacacgcacacaaacacagggtAACACCATGGATGTTTACAACAGCCACACAAACAGTGTGACATCGTGGATGTTTacaacacgcacacaaacagtgTGACATCGTGGATGTTTacaacacgcacacaaacagtgTGACATCGTGGATGTTTataacacgcacacaaacagtgTGACATCGTGGATGTTTataacacgcacacaaacagtgTGACATCGTGGATGTTTACAACACGCACACAAAACACAGGGTAACACCATGGATGTTCTGTGTTTTGAAGCAGGATGGTGTTTTGTCAGGCTGATGTGCATTCAGCCGCCTGACATTTGATTTGTTCCCGTTGTTTAGTACCATCCAGGAAACGTGATTATGGTGGACTATTGTTTTTATATACACATTCAATAACCTAATTTAATATTCTACATGTTTTGTTCTCCTGTCCCAGTAGACTTTTCAAACAAAGTCATTCTGAGATGTTAGTGTTGATGTAGTAGAATCGGATGCGGTTTCAGCCTGTCTGCCAGTAGAATGGGGTTATGAGGTAGAATAACTTTGTCCCCAACGGAATGTGAGGTGTGGTTATTGAAATCACAAGACAATGTTACACAATGGCATAATCCAGACAGTCCATGTATAACCCATTTTTATATCAACCCTTGAGGTGCACAAAGATGCTAAACATATCCTTCATATTAAATAGACGACATGACAAAACGTTAAGTTGTACAATTCATTGAGTTCTGATGGAAGGAGAAACGCAACATCTGGCAATACCTGATTTTGCCAAACGAGGTCCCTGTCGACCTAGTCTCAGGACCACCTCATCTAATGATGTCTTCAGTAACCTCCAAGACCGATATCATCATCTCCCTAGCTATAGTCCTCATCCGGCATCTTTCGATTTTAATGAATGAAGTCTACACTTATGTAGTGAAGAATATGATTTGATTAATACCAATGGACACATGAAAAGAGAACCTGAAAATCCTCAACTTAATGCAGCTAGCTCTATGGTGGAAGTCTCTCCTGTCCAGAGGGTTGGCTTTGAGGCATACCAGTTCCCAGTTCTCTTATGCAGCAGTCAAGCACAATGCtagtctttgtgtgtgtgaacaCTCTCTGACCACAGATTACCCTCCACCGTTCCCCTGGTCCCAGCGGAGTGCCTTAATACACAGCATGGAGCGGTCTGTCTGGACCACCCTGGGGTCACACAGGGACAGACTGTGTGTTTGGAAACGGTGGTGTGGTTGCAATGAATCTGCATTACCTCAAGTGTTTTCTCCTATTACCTTGTAGGTTCTACAGGCTGAGCATGtcttactgactgtgttatagacaACCAGGTTCTGCAGGCTGAGCATGtcttactgactgtgttatagacaACCAGGTTCTGCAGGCTGAGCATGtcttactgactgtgttatagacaACCAGGTTCTGCAGGCTGAGCATGtcttactgactgtgttatagacaACCAGGTTCTGCAGGCTGAGCATGtcttactgactgtgttatagacaACCAGGTTCTGCTCCACTCTCTCTGCCAGcacgggagggggaggggggcataCTCTCAATGGTGGATTGTAGGGTGCAAGTCTACAGTTTGGAACCCAGCACCTTAAATCGGGGAGGATGGACTCATagtaatggtatcaaacacatgaaacattgtttccatgtgtttgataccactccattccagacattatgagccatcctcccctcagcagcctcctgtgatgtacACACAATATACAGCTCATACATAAATCATCATCGTCACGCGCAGCTTTTTCTTCAATTTATTAACACAGCCAAATAAACAATGCAcacaatgtaaaaacaaaaatcaCATCCCTTCACCCCCCCCACCACTATTCCATGTTTCCCCACTGTCTCAGGTCACTGGGTATtgtagttctgtagttgtatcACACCTCCAGAGGTTCAGCCGCCCCTGAGAGAGAAGAACAACAGATGAACAGGGCCACAGAGGCTAACTAAGTTTCTCACCCAAACATCTACAGTCCTCCACTATTCCTTATGATTTGAAATAGAGCATGTGTAATGcattcaatcaaatcaaagtgcTGGAAAACAGCAGTATGTTTGACATTAATGCAGACCTGTCATCCAAGGCATTACTACATGCATCTATGCacatcataccttgattacattacACATTTTGGATGCTTGTAGATTGGTAACACTAGTGCACCTTAGCTAAATCACCCAATTTCAACACTAACCTACAAAGCCAAATGGACTTAAATGGTGTTTTCTCCCAATAATGTACATAATAAAGTACCAACTACTGTCTGACTCCTGGTGTGTGTCATGCAGTCTAGGCCTATGTTGAAGGTGTGGTCCTACTTACACAATGATGTTGTTGATGGGGATGTGGATGAGCTTGACAAAGAACCCAATGAAGCCCATGATGGCAAACCCAATCGCTGTTGCCATGGCGATCTTCTGGAATTCTAGAAATGTACAATTAGAATATTTCACAGACAACCGCAGAAAAACCAGACAGAGCTTCACAAGAGTCTTCTTGatcaatgtgttgttgttttttacatcaAGGGTTTGAAAATAGAAACAGGCCTCTGCTCCATTCACCAAATGTCATGCTAAAAGAGATTGGTTATATCTGAAGCTGTGATTGTGGTCATATAAAGTCAACACTGAAGATTCAATCGGTGATTCATCATCAGTGCTATCCATCTACTAATAACGCTCTGTAATTGCTCAGCTATGCAACGTTGCAGTCAGTTAACTTGCTACCCAAGTAACCATTTTGACAATCACCTGTGCAATGATTTTATGCTTGAGAGTGTAACCTCACTCAGCAGACAGTGAACTGACAGAAGATAAGATCCTAAAACAGGATAGCAGATGTCAGTGGTTTAGAACCTAAAACAGGATGCCAGTGGTTTAGAACCTAAAACAGGATGCCAGTGGTTTAGAACCTAAAACAGGATGCCAGTGGTTTAGAACCTAAAACAGGATGCCAGTGGTTTAGAACCTAAAACAGGATGCCAGTGGTTTAGAACCTAAAACAGGATGCCAGTGGTTTAGAACCTAAAACAGGATGCCAGTGGTTTAGAACCTAAAACAGGATGCCAGTGGTTTAGAACCTAAAACAGGATGCCAGTGGTTTACTTATTCAAGTGTATAAGTAAACCACTGGCATATAAAGGAAGATATGGGTGACTGATAACCATACCTTTCCTGTCTGGTTTGGTGCACCTCTTAACGAGCCTTATGGAGTCCTTGACGAACTGCCGACTGGGCTCAACGAACTGCATAACCTGGTCCATGATGGTTCGTCTGGGGAGCAAACAAGTCCGACAGACAAGGGTTAGTTAGCTAGGTCCATCAAAGTGTCACTAGCTACACGTCTCTATGTATAATAAAGGGTTCAGTTACGGGTCTGTCCATAAATTCTTAAACATTTAGGCCTGGCTTATAATGTGTTAGCTGAGGTTTTGGTCCATTTTCTGTGTGGGTGCACGAATAAACCTGATActgtagctaacgttaactaggtaGTTAGCTACATTAGGTAGTTAACTGGTGTCGATGGCAACCGTAGACTAAGAAGATTTCACAACGAAACACTAGGTTGAGCAATCAAGACAGACATTGCTTTCTAATTTCAACGTCAACGTTGCACTGAACGCCTCAAGATTATTTGGTTATTTACCAGCAAAACAATCtagccagctacagtagtcaggTGCCACAATGACAGAAGACGTAGGTATATACCATTATAACAGTTTGGCCACTAAACTAGAATAATTCTTTAAAATGTAGTTTCTTACCCGAGCTATGTTATTATATCAACGCGTCCAAACGAATATCTCTGAGAATAAATAGATGAAGTAGGCACTGACGTAGCTAAGAGGAGCCACGTCGCTTTCGGAAGCTTTTAGTAGAATCTAGATGACGTAAAATTCGGATGCACATGCGTGAGTGCAGAGAGCAAGAGGCAAAACAAATCTGGCCCAAAATCTGGCCACGAAAATAAGATCAAAtcgcatgcgccgaatacaacaggtagactttacagtgaaagagggaaggaagaggaggaggaggagggggggatgctgtttagaagcctcctcGACCTGGACTCCCAGAGAGGGGTGCCTACCTCACCACCCACGGCCaccagggggcaccagtacatcCAGCTAGCTCCCTACAGAGGGCCAGAGAGGGGTGCCTACCTCACCACCCACGGCCaccagggggcaccagtacatcCAGCTAGCTCCCTACAGAGGGCCAGAGAGGGATGGGGCCAACTCAGGGAAAGGGGGGCCTACCCAGAGAGCCGGAGCCAATCCCAGGACAGCAGGCACTAACTCCGCCATGGTTCGTTCGAGAGCCTATAGGGTAATAAATGGCATTTTtgtattctttttttaaattattgtcGAAAATGACTTATTTggtaaatacaaaatacaaaaataagttTTGTActacagtttacatacaccttagccaatacatttaaagtttttcacaattagtgacatttaatcctagaaaaaatTACCtatcttatgtcagttaggatcaccactttattttaagaatgtgaaatgtcagaataatagtagagagaaggatttatttcagcttttatttctttcatcgcattcccagtgggtcagaagtttacatacacttaatgagtatttggtagcattgcctttaaattgtttaacttaggtcaaatgtttcaggtagccttacacaagcttcccacaataagttgggtgaattttggcccattcctcctgacagaggtggtgtaactgagacaggtttgtaggcctccttgcttgtgatggccactccaataccttgactttgttgtccttaagccattttgccacaactttggaaatatgcttggggtcattgttgatttagaagacccatttgcgaccaagctttaacttcctgactgatgtcttgagatgttgcttcaatatatccacataattttcctacctcatcatgccatctattttgagaagtgcaccagtcccccctgcagcaaagcacccccacaacatgatgctgccacccccgtgcttcatggttgggatggtgttcttcggctccccttttttcctccaaacataacaatggtcattatggccaaacagttctatttttgtttcatctgaccagaggacatttctcaaaaaagtatgatttttgtccccatgtggagttgcaaaccgtagcctggctttttttatggtggttttggagcagtggcttcttccttgctgagtggcctttcaggttatgtcgatataggtctcattttactgtggatatagatacttttgtacctgtttcctccagcatcttcacaaggtcctttgctgttgttctgggaatgagctgcactttcgcaccaaagtacgttcatctctaggagacagaacgtgtctccttcctgagcggtatgacggctgcgcggtcccatggtgtttatacttgcttactgtTGTTTAtacgtggtacattcaggtgtttggaaattggtcccaaggatgaaccagacttgtggaggtcaacatttattttgaggttttggctgatttcttttgattttcccatgatgtcaagcaatgaagccctgagtttgaaggtaggtcttgaaatacatccacaggtacacctacaattgactcaaagatgtcaaatagcctatcagaagcttctaaagccatgacataattgttAAGCTGTTTAAACatgcagtcaacttagtgtatgtaaacttctgacccactggaatgtaAGCAATTattgtaagcaattgttggaaaaatgacttgtgtcatgcacaaagtagatgtcctcaatGACTTACcacaactatagtttgttaacaagaaatttgtggagtggttgaaaaatgagttttaatgactccaacctaagtgtatgtcaacgtcagacttcaactgtatgagaaAATCCTCACCAGCTAACATCACATTTCATGATTTTTAAAAAAGCATTTACGCACATAAAGCACATAttggcttcataattcataaaggtcatgttaaatgactgatattatctcatagaagaAAATGTGTAAGATCTCCTGAGCCCCTTTTCTTCAGAACTTATTTTTGTCACTGTCATATTTCTACcattattacatttacatttgagttcGCAGACGCTCTGGTAATATTTTACTAAATACATATACTGGGACATCTTTTAGCATGTTCCTCACAGTAACACACATTTTCAAGCTTGTTAGTCTTATTACACCAATTATTTACAGGATCGGTGGGTCACCagcgtaggctaatgcgattagcataaggttgtaagtaacaagaacatttcccacgacatagacatatctgatatgggcagaaagcttcaattcttgttaaatcaaatcaaatcaaaaaacaattgtcacatacatatggttagcagatgttaatgctagtgtagaaaaatgcttgtgcttctagttccgaccatgcagtaatatctaacaagtaatctaacctaacaatttcacaacaactaccttatatacactagtgtaaaggaatgaataagaatatgtacatataaatatctgaatgagcgatggccgaacggcataggcaagatgcagtagatggtatagagtacagtatatacatatgagatgagtaatgtagggtatgtaaacattatattaagtggcattgtttaaagtggctagtgatacatttattacatcaatttttccattattaaagtggctagagttgagtcagtatgttggcagtagccactcaatgttagtttaacagtctgatggccttgagatagaagctgtttttcagtctctcggtcccagctttgatgcacctgtacttacctcgccttctggatgatagcaggttgaacaggcagtggctcgggtggttgttgtccttgatgatctttatggccttcctgtgacatcgggtggtgtaggtgtccttgagggcaggtagtttgcccccattTTTAGTCTTTATTAGTCTTATTACACCAATTATTATTAATGTATGCCCTGAAAAATCTATTCAGTTCCTCCACATTGAAATGAATGGCGGCCAACTTGAAAATAGGCTGTTGTGATTGATTTTACATTAAATCTATGATGACTCCATGAAACTTTTCCAATGTGTCTCCTTGTTCTGTGGGAAGTTTGGTGTAGTTATCATCTATGGTACGATGTGATAATAAAACACATCCCAGAGCTGCCCATTCTCTCATCAATATACCCCAAAATGCATACAGGTATGACCTTCGACCTCCCCCCCCCAAGGTGGACCCATGGAGATGTCATTAACATTCCAATTATTTCATACCTCAAGTTAATAACATATCAAGTGCCTTATATTGCATAGATTGTTCCCTGATAATACAAAATGACATAACATATCCTCAATCTTGTTGGTACAAATAACCAATGTCAGTGATAACCACATTTATCTACCTCCTATAAGTGGTTATCATACCAAAACATAACCCACAGACATGGACCTTAATGAAAATTGTCATTAGACTTTGCCACACCAAAGTGGGAAAATGCCTGAAATTTGGCCCTCTGGGCCATGTGTCATGGACTCAATCATTGTGTAATCCACATGTGGCTCTTACTGTGTtttttatgctatttttattatgTTAACTcagaatttattttaatttttttttactgtgagCGATAAAACCAAAAAATGTTGTCATTGATATCAGAAAAGTCTGAAGAATCTAAATCcatgtgaaaaataaaaatgatgACACTTTCCATCCACCAGATGGGATTGTTTTGAGAAAAGTACCTACTTTTCCAAAACCCCATTTGTTTGATTAATAAATGAAAGCAATAATAGTCACTATACCTTCCAAACCAAAAAAAGGCTGGATTAAAATGTTTCCTAAAAAGTAATTTATAAACTGTTAAGGGGGCAGTGGAGGAAGGACCAGGGtgcaacatttgagagaaatatgctttttgtgcgttTGTACATTTACCTACTTATTCCCTGACATTGTCCAAGTTCTCATGTCTTATTaattctcccttcctcctccaatGTATTCCATATTGCCCACTTCCTCACTAGACAGTAGCAACAAACTATTAAAAAACGGTGCCGATTTCAttcatcaacattttaaaaagggTAGTAGACTTTTACTGTAGACATTTCCCCATCATAGTctacagtgctttgcaaaagtattcacccccttggcgtttttcctattttgttgcattacaacctgtaattgaaatatatttttgtttagatTTCATGtagtggacatacacaaaatagtctaaattagtgaagtgaaatgaaaacaataacttgtttttaaaaaatttaaaaactgaaaagtggtgtgtgcatatgtgttcaCCCCCTCTGctgtgaagcccctaaataagatctggtgcaaccaattaccttcaggagtcacgtaattagttaaataaagtacccctgtgtgcaatctacgtgtcacatgatctgtcacatgatctcagtatatatacacctgttctgaaaggccccagagtctgggGCACCACCCAGCAaccggcaccatgaagaccaaggagctctccaaacaggtcagggacaaagttgtggagaagtacagatcagggttgggttatggaaaaatatcagaaactttgaaaatGCCACGAGgcacaattaaatccattattaaattttttttaagaatatggcaacacaacaaacctgccaagagagggctgcccaacaaaactcacagaccagacaaggagggcattaatcagagaggcaacaaagagaccaaagataaccctgaaggagctgcaaagctccacagtgga is drawn from Oncorhynchus tshawytscha isolate Ot180627B linkage group LG29, Otsh_v2.0, whole genome shotgun sequence and contains these coding sequences:
- the sec61g gene encoding protein transport protein Sec61 subunit gamma, whose protein sequence is MDQVMQFVEPSRQFVKDSIRLVKRCTKPDRKEFQKIAMATAIGFAIMGFIGFFVKLIHIPINNIIVGG